One region of Heliomicrobium undosum genomic DNA includes:
- a CDS encoding NAD(P)H-dependent oxidoreductase, producing MRVQYDVFAYGWAYGSKGDKLKGKKLGLAMSIGDKKENYLPGGSVSFTVDEVITPFKASTRHVGAVALPYFAVFGASFQASDEEINHSAKEYIHYIFKHQQ from the coding sequence TTGCGAGTCCAGTACGATGTCTTTGCTTACGGATGGGCTTATGGATCAAAAGGTGACAAGCTTAAAGGAAAAAAGCTAGGGCTTGCCATGTCCATCGGCGATAAGAAAGAAAATTATCTGCCAGGGGGCTCCGTTTCTTTTACCGTGGATGAAGTGATTACACCTTTCAAAGCCAGTACAAGACATGTAGGCGCAGTGGCATTACCCTATTTTGCTGTCTTCGGAGCTTCATTTCAAGCAAGCGATGAGGAAATTAATCACAGTGCAAAAGAATATATCCACTATATCTTTAAGCATCAACAGTAA
- a CDS encoding CHASE2 domain-containing protein produces MKAPKGVSGHLIALGLTMLMLLTAVAGLWEPLEAMAYDMWLRTRGVQVTSGNVVIIGIDDASISKIGRWPWNREIHARLLERLREAKVVTFDFTLANEADPQGDARLAEAIGRHGRVVLPVFFTFEKEGDDTYQVMRFPLPAFRKNAFSMGFVNYPTEADNIVRRTMPVTVDKNRTIPSLALASVMAAQGLGPTKATLAPDGTVQAGDLIIPTEKNKTPLLNFAGPAQSFPTYSYHQVLDGALPPEAFAGKVIFVGTTSPLLGDIYNTPFTRSNLVLGGNLPTPGVELHATAVDTFLNRSYYYRAPEGLNLFLLAFFSAASYTVALSLKGRPWRSLAAQIVLTAGWIAINGLVLIRGHYWINLVAPLIAGSVTYLAATVYNFILEQQERQKVKGLFGRYVSPAVVNELLAHPESIQLGGQRIDTTILFSDIRGFTAYSEGRSPEEVVSRLNEYFTRMTGIIFKHGGTLDKYMGDGIMAVFGAPIADPDHARHALEASKEMCDALVEMNALWKERGEPLFDLGVGLNSGPVLAGNIGSEERMDYTVIGEDVNLASRLESMNKQFKSRIIVSERTLRYLAPGETMPEQLDQLGLQEIGEVAVRGLIHPVKIYTLPTYNGERAV; encoded by the coding sequence TTGAAAGCACCGAAAGGCGTCAGCGGCCATCTCATCGCCCTCGGCCTCACGATGCTCATGTTATTGACCGCCGTTGCCGGTCTCTGGGAACCGCTGGAGGCTATGGCCTATGACATGTGGCTTCGCACGCGGGGCGTTCAAGTCACCAGCGGAAATGTGGTCATCATCGGCATCGATGACGCCTCCATCTCCAAGATCGGCCGCTGGCCCTGGAACCGGGAGATCCATGCCCGACTGCTGGAACGGTTGCGCGAAGCCAAGGTGGTAACCTTCGATTTCACCCTGGCCAACGAAGCCGATCCGCAGGGAGACGCCCGCTTAGCCGAGGCGATTGGCCGCCATGGACGCGTCGTCCTACCCGTCTTTTTCACCTTTGAAAAGGAAGGCGATGACACCTATCAGGTGATGCGCTTTCCCCTCCCTGCCTTTCGTAAAAACGCCTTCAGCATGGGTTTTGTCAACTACCCCACCGAAGCGGACAACATCGTGCGCCGCACCATGCCGGTGACCGTCGATAAAAACCGGACTATACCTTCACTCGCCCTAGCGTCCGTCATGGCCGCGCAAGGACTTGGCCCAACCAAAGCGACCCTCGCCCCTGACGGGACGGTCCAAGCAGGAGATCTCATCATTCCGACGGAAAAAAATAAGACACCGCTGCTCAACTTCGCCGGTCCGGCTCAGTCCTTCCCCACCTATTCTTACCATCAAGTCCTGGACGGCGCGCTGCCGCCGGAGGCCTTTGCCGGCAAGGTCATCTTTGTCGGAACCACATCGCCACTGCTCGGCGACATCTACAATACGCCCTTCACGCGCAGCAACCTTGTGCTCGGCGGCAATCTGCCCACCCCTGGTGTAGAACTGCACGCAACCGCCGTGGACACCTTCCTGAACCGGTCCTACTATTACCGTGCGCCCGAGGGTCTCAACCTGTTCCTGCTTGCCTTCTTTAGCGCCGCTTCATACACCGTCGCCTTGAGTCTGAAAGGGCGTCCCTGGCGCAGCCTGGCAGCCCAAATTGTGCTCACGGCTGGCTGGATCGCGATCAACGGACTGGTCTTGATCCGCGGGCACTACTGGATCAACCTGGTGGCCCCGCTGATCGCCGGTTCGGTTACATACCTCGCGGCTACCGTCTATAACTTCATCCTGGAGCAACAGGAGCGCCAAAAGGTAAAGGGCCTCTTTGGCCGTTATGTCTCGCCGGCGGTCGTCAACGAACTGCTGGCACATCCGGAATCGATCCAACTGGGCGGCCAGCGCATCGATACGACGATCCTCTTTTCCGATATCCGCGGCTTTACCGCCTACAGTGAAGGCCGCTCGCCGGAGGAGGTTGTCTCCCGCTTGAACGAGTATTTCACTCGCATGACCGGCATCATCTTCAAGCATGGCGGCACCCTCGACAAGTACATGGGCGACGGGATCATGGCTGTCTTCGGCGCTCCCATCGCTGATCCGGATCACGCCCGACACGCCCTGGAGGCCTCCAAGGAGATGTGCGACGCCCTGGTCGAGATGAATGCCCTTTGGAAAGAACGGGGGGAACCCCTCTTTGACCTGGGCGTGGGCCTGAACAGCGGCCCCGTGCTGGCCGGCAACATCGGCAGTGAGGAGCGCATGGACTACACTGTCATCGGTGAGGATGTCAACCTCGCTTCTCGTCTGGAGAGCATGAACAAGCAGTTCAAGTCCCGCATTATCGTCAGCGAACGGACGCTTCGCTACCTGGCGCCTGGGGAAACAATGCCGGAACAACTCGATCAACTGGGACTCCAAGAGATCGGCGAGGTTGCGGTGCGCGGTCTGATCCATCCGGTCAAGATCTACACGCTTCCCACCTACAATGGGGAACGGGCTGTCTAA
- the smpB gene encoding SsrA-binding protein SmpB: MGEGQKVLCENRRARHDYHIDETYEAGMALKGTEIKSLRQGKGNLKDSYARVENGEVLLYNMHISPFEQGNIYNHEPTRTRKLLLNRSEIRKLGAATHQKGLTLVPLRIYLKRGYAKLELAIARGKKHYDKREDIARRDAEREMARAMRQREKGE, encoded by the coding sequence ATGGGCGAAGGCCAAAAAGTCCTTTGCGAAAACCGGCGCGCCCGCCATGATTACCATATCGACGAAACCTATGAAGCCGGTATGGCGCTGAAGGGGACGGAGATCAAATCGCTCCGGCAGGGAAAGGGCAATCTGAAAGATTCCTACGCCCGTGTCGAAAACGGAGAAGTCCTGCTCTACAACATGCATATCAGCCCTTTTGAACAGGGCAACATCTACAACCACGAGCCGACGCGCACACGCAAGCTGCTTTTAAACCGGAGTGAAATCCGCAAGCTCGGCGCAGCCACGCACCAAAAGGGACTGACCCTCGTGCCCCTGCGCATCTACCTAAAGAGAGGGTACGCCAAGCTGGAACTGGCCATCGCGCGCGGGAAAAAGCATTACGACAAGCGTGAAGACATTGCCCGGCGCGACGCCGAACGGGAGATGGCCCGGGCGATGCGGCAAAGGGAAAAAGGGGAGTAG
- a CDS encoding HD domain-containing protein, whose product MEPSSKLPSREAALALLAQYNSNRNLFNHMLACEAVMGALARRFGADEARWRLAGLLHDIDYDQTKDDPLRHSQVGADILAEAGYPNDVVYAVRVHNDAHGLPRMSMMDKALYAVDPLTGLIVAGALIKKEKDVRLIDTEFLLKRFKEKGFARGARRDQIEACSEIGLSLDDFISIGLAAMQAIAADLGIAGK is encoded by the coding sequence ATGGAGCCATCATCCAAGCTTCCTTCGCGGGAAGCGGCGTTAGCGCTGCTCGCCCAGTACAACAGCAACCGTAACCTCTTCAACCATATGCTCGCTTGTGAAGCCGTCATGGGCGCCCTCGCCCGGCGCTTTGGCGCCGATGAGGCTAGGTGGCGGCTGGCCGGTCTGCTCCATGATATCGACTATGACCAGACAAAGGACGATCCCCTCCGGCACAGCCAGGTGGGCGCCGATATCCTCGCTGAAGCGGGGTACCCCAATGATGTGGTCTACGCCGTCCGCGTCCACAATGACGCCCACGGTCTGCCTCGGATGAGCATGATGGATAAGGCGCTCTATGCGGTCGATCCTTTGACAGGGCTGATCGTCGCCGGCGCGTTGATCAAAAAGGAAAAAGACGTCCGCCTCATCGACACCGAGTTTCTGCTCAAACGGTTCAAAGAAAAGGGGTTTGCTCGTGGGGCCCGTCGCGATCAGATTGAGGCTTGCAGCGAGATCGGCCTGAGCCTTGACGACTTCATCAGTATCGGTTTGGCAGCGATGCAAGCGATTGCCGCAGACCTTGGCATTGCTGGGAAATGA
- a CDS encoding PaaI family thioesterase encodes MTVSLTDDGMCFVCGKNNPIGLKLSFAWEGDDYVTYFTPQPEHQSYAGITHGGLVSTVLDEVMGRNMSSRGLPAVTARMEVRFRHSVPLGDPVRFAARIVRERGKVIDVEATATLTDGRVAAEATGRFLVQEGSLREETPTQPTASANSSK; translated from the coding sequence ATGACGGTCAGCCTGACTGATGACGGCATGTGTTTTGTCTGCGGCAAAAACAACCCCATTGGACTTAAGCTCTCCTTCGCCTGGGAAGGAGATGACTATGTGACTTACTTTACCCCCCAGCCCGAACACCAGAGCTACGCTGGCATCACTCACGGCGGCTTGGTCTCCACGGTGCTGGACGAGGTAATGGGCAGGAACATGTCTTCCCGGGGCCTCCCTGCAGTAACCGCACGGATGGAGGTCCGCTTCCGACACTCCGTTCCGCTCGGCGACCCTGTTCGTTTTGCTGCCCGCATCGTTCGGGAACGGGGAAAGGTGATCGATGTAGAGGCAACGGCGACTCTGACGGACGGCCGTGTCGCTGCGGAGGCGACAGGACGATTTCTCGTCCAGGAGGGCTCCTTGCGAGAAGAAACGCCCACTCAACCAACAGCCTCTGCCAATTCATCGAAATAG
- the tatB gene encoding Sec-independent protein translocase protein TatB, whose protein sequence is MFNIGFPELVLIFIVALIVLGPGKMPELGRSVGKALGEFRRATDGLKSQLNEAMTPVKEVKSTVEEASAPIREARSVMTDPKGYAADKVKETLLGTPAEKRPEQVSAQGSVSEQSTELTSAPHQQPAGASTDKQMLRDGASSETQANPAMKNDEKDGENR, encoded by the coding sequence GTGTTCAATATCGGCTTTCCCGAACTCGTATTGATCTTCATCGTTGCCCTGATCGTCCTTGGCCCCGGCAAAATGCCTGAGTTGGGGCGCAGTGTCGGAAAGGCGCTCGGTGAATTCCGCCGGGCCACCGACGGGCTGAAATCGCAATTGAACGAAGCGATGACCCCTGTCAAAGAGGTGAAGTCTACCGTAGAAGAGGCTTCCGCTCCGATTCGGGAAGCGCGCTCGGTGATGACCGACCCAAAAGGGTATGCAGCAGATAAGGTGAAAGAAACCCTGCTGGGTACACCGGCGGAAAAGAGACCTGAACAAGTTTCCGCGCAGGGCAGCGTTTCGGAGCAATCAACGGAACTAACATCAGCGCCTCATCAACAACCGGCTGGCGCCTCAACAGATAAGCAGATGCTGCGAGATGGCGCGTCTTCAGAGACACAGGCAAACCCGGCGATGAAAAATGATGAAAAGGATGGGGAGAACCGATGA
- a CDS encoding sodium-translocating pyrophosphatase, which yields MNYPLIAAVAGVVGLLFAAYLAMSVLKEDQGTQRMKEISQAIFEGAMAFLNRQYKTLIPFALIIFVALLAGNWGNQKLAWGQAISFLVGAGFSAVAGYVGMTIATKSNARTTAAAMRGLNEALSVAFRGGAVMGMSVAGLGLLGVSVLYIIFQDAVIINSFAFGASVIALFARVGGGIFTKAADVGADLVGKVEAGIPEDDPRNPAVIADNVGDNVGDTAGMGADLYESYAATTIAAMLIGITVFPGRLEGLFYPLLIGAAGIIAAIIASFLVRTTEDGDPQMALNKGLWGTNFLTAIATYFIAASLFEGVTADPSVFPSGVPVGLTISVVAGLLVNVAIGWVTEYYTSYNYKPAQHIASSSLTGPATNIIAGIGVGLKSTALPIIIIVIAIAVSYQFAGIYGIAMAAMGMLCTAGMVVAIDSFGPVADNAGGIAEMAELGPEVRKKTDKLDAVGNTTAAVAKGFAIGSAALTALALFTAFAEEVIKSPGVAKALAGSHFVLNLLEPKIIIGLFIGGTVPFLFCAFAMEAVGKAAFEMIGEVRRQFREIPGLMEGKAKPDYARCVDISTQAAIRQMIAPGLLAVITPLIVGFGFGAQALGGMLAGVTVAGVLLAIFMANAGGAWDNAKKYIESGKHGGKRTEAHAAAVIGDTVGDPFKDTAGPSLNALIKVTGTISLIIAPFLNL from the coding sequence GTGAATTACCCGTTGATCGCGGCGGTGGCCGGCGTCGTCGGCCTCCTTTTCGCCGCCTATCTGGCCATGAGCGTGCTAAAAGAGGACCAAGGGACCCAGCGCATGAAAGAGATCTCTCAAGCGATATTTGAAGGGGCCATGGCCTTCCTCAACCGCCAGTACAAGACCCTCATCCCTTTTGCCCTGATCATCTTCGTCGCCCTCTTGGCTGGCAACTGGGGCAACCAGAAGCTCGCCTGGGGACAAGCCATTTCCTTCCTGGTCGGCGCCGGCTTCTCCGCCGTCGCCGGTTATGTGGGCATGACCATCGCCACCAAGTCCAACGCCCGGACGACGGCTGCGGCCATGCGCGGCCTCAATGAAGCCCTCTCCGTCGCCTTCCGCGGCGGCGCCGTTATGGGCATGTCGGTAGCCGGCCTCGGTTTGCTCGGCGTATCGGTCCTGTACATCATCTTCCAGGACGCTGTGATCATCAACTCCTTCGCCTTCGGCGCCTCTGTCATCGCCCTCTTCGCCCGCGTCGGCGGCGGTATCTTCACCAAGGCGGCCGACGTCGGCGCCGACCTGGTCGGTAAAGTCGAGGCCGGCATCCCCGAAGATGACCCGCGCAACCCTGCCGTCATCGCCGACAACGTGGGTGACAACGTGGGCGATACGGCCGGTATGGGCGCCGACCTCTACGAATCCTATGCGGCTACGACCATTGCCGCCATGCTGATCGGCATCACCGTCTTCCCGGGCCGCCTGGAAGGGCTTTTCTACCCCTTGCTCATCGGCGCCGCTGGGATCATCGCCGCTATCATCGCCTCCTTCCTCGTCCGCACCACCGAAGACGGCGATCCGCAGATGGCGCTGAACAAAGGCCTCTGGGGCACCAACTTCCTGACGGCCATTGCCACGTACTTCATCGCCGCCTCTCTCTTTGAGGGCGTCACGGCTGATCCGAGTGTCTTCCCCTCCGGCGTGCCTGTAGGCTTGACGATCTCCGTGGTCGCTGGCCTGCTCGTCAACGTGGCCATCGGCTGGGTCACCGAGTACTACACCTCCTACAACTATAAACCGGCCCAACATATCGCCTCTTCGTCCCTGACCGGTCCGGCGACGAACATCATCGCCGGCATCGGCGTGGGTCTCAAGTCGACGGCGCTGCCGATCATCATCATCGTCATCGCCATCGCCGTGTCCTACCAGTTCGCCGGCATCTACGGCATCGCCATGGCCGCCATGGGCATGCTTTGCACGGCCGGCATGGTTGTCGCCATCGACTCCTTCGGTCCTGTGGCTGACAACGCCGGCGGCATCGCCGAGATGGCTGAACTGGGTCCCGAAGTCCGCAAAAAGACGGACAAACTGGACGCCGTCGGCAACACGACGGCTGCCGTGGCCAAAGGCTTCGCCATCGGCTCGGCGGCGCTAACCGCGTTAGCGCTGTTCACCGCCTTTGCCGAAGAAGTCATCAAGTCGCCTGGCGTCGCCAAGGCGCTGGCCGGCAGCCACTTTGTCCTGAACCTGCTGGAACCGAAGATCATCATCGGCCTTTTCATCGGCGGCACGGTGCCCTTCCTCTTCTGCGCCTTCGCCATGGAAGCCGTCGGCAAGGCCGCCTTTGAGATGATTGGCGAAGTCCGCCGCCAGTTCCGGGAGATCCCCGGCCTGATGGAAGGCAAGGCCAAGCCTGATTACGCCCGTTGCGTTGACATCTCCACCCAGGCGGCCATTCGCCAGATGATCGCCCCCGGCCTGCTGGCTGTCATCACCCCGCTGATCGTCGGTTTCGGCTTCGGCGCTCAAGCCCTGGGCGGCATGCTCGCCGGCGTCACCGTGGCAGGCGTCCTGCTGGCCATCTTCATGGCCAATGCCGGCGGCGCCTGGGACAACGCCAAGAAGTACATCGAGAGCGGCAAACATGGCGGCAAGCGGACGGAAGCCCACGCCGCCGCCGTCATCGGCGACACCGTCGGCGACCCCTTCAAGGATACCGCCGGCCCGTCTCTCAACGCTTTGATCAAGGTGACCGGCACCATCTCCCTGATCATCGCCCCTTTCCTCAACCTGTAA
- the secG gene encoding preprotein translocase subunit SecG has product MTTFVIILHVIASIGLMASVVMQSGKSAGLSGAIAGGAESFFGKKKGLDDLLSKLTMVFAALFLLSALGLSMVG; this is encoded by the coding sequence TTGACCACATTTGTCATTATCCTTCACGTCATCGCCAGCATCGGCTTAATGGCTTCTGTCGTGATGCAATCGGGAAAGAGCGCCGGACTGTCCGGGGCGATCGCCGGCGGGGCCGAAAGCTTTTTTGGCAAGAAAAAAGGGCTTGACGACCTGCTCAGCAAGCTGACGATGGTGTTTGCCGCGTTGTTCTTGCTCAGCGCATTGGGGCTGTCCATGGTAGGGTAA
- the eno gene encoding phosphopyruvate hydratase, whose amino-acid sequence MSVIAEIYAREILDSRGNPTVEVDVVLEDGTLGRAAVPSGASTGAYEAVELRDGDKERYLGKGVQNAVDNVNLEIAPELIGWDVTRQMDIDQRMIELDGTPNKGRLGANAILGVSMACAKAAAQFVGLPLYQYLGGVFARELPVPMMNILNGGKHADNNVDIQEFMVMPIGAASFSEGLRMGVEIFHALKKVLKGKGMNTAVGDEGGFAPNLSSNEEALQVIIEAIKAAGYNPGTDVLLAVDAAASEMYKDGKYHLEGEGKVKSSTEMVDYWEDLVNRYPIVSIEDGLNEDDWEGWKLLTDRLGKRVQLVGDDLFVTNTEKLEKGIETGVGNSILIKVNQIGSITETLAAIEMARRAGYTTVISHRSGETEDATIADLAVAVNAGQIKTGAPSRTDRVAKYNQLLRIEEELDERALYRGKKTFFNLERR is encoded by the coding sequence ATGTCGGTTATCGCTGAAATCTATGCTCGTGAGATTCTGGACTCCCGCGGGAATCCGACCGTTGAGGTCGATGTGGTGCTGGAAGATGGGACGCTGGGTCGGGCGGCGGTGCCGTCGGGGGCTTCCACCGGCGCTTATGAGGCCGTGGAACTGCGCGACGGCGACAAGGAGCGCTACCTCGGCAAGGGCGTGCAAAACGCCGTCGACAATGTGAACCTGGAGATCGCGCCGGAACTGATCGGCTGGGATGTGACCCGGCAAATGGATATCGACCAGCGGATGATCGAACTGGACGGCACACCCAACAAAGGGCGTCTTGGCGCGAACGCCATCCTGGGCGTATCCATGGCCTGCGCCAAGGCGGCGGCCCAGTTTGTCGGTCTGCCGCTCTACCAGTACCTGGGCGGCGTCTTTGCCCGCGAACTGCCTGTCCCCATGATGAACATCCTCAACGGCGGCAAGCACGCTGACAATAACGTGGACATCCAGGAGTTCATGGTCATGCCCATCGGCGCGGCCAGTTTCTCCGAGGGCCTGCGCATGGGCGTCGAGATCTTCCATGCCCTGAAAAAGGTGCTCAAAGGCAAAGGTATGAATACGGCTGTCGGCGATGAAGGCGGCTTCGCCCCCAACCTGTCCTCCAACGAGGAAGCTCTCCAGGTGATCATCGAGGCGATCAAAGCGGCCGGTTACAATCCCGGCACGGATGTGCTGCTTGCTGTTGACGCCGCCGCATCAGAGATGTACAAGGACGGCAAGTACCACCTGGAAGGGGAGGGCAAGGTCAAGTCCTCCACGGAGATGGTCGACTACTGGGAAGACCTTGTCAACCGCTACCCCATCGTCTCGATCGAAGACGGCCTGAACGAAGATGACTGGGAAGGCTGGAAACTGCTCACCGATCGCCTCGGCAAGCGGGTGCAACTGGTCGGCGACGACCTCTTTGTCACCAACACGGAAAAATTGGAAAAGGGTATTGAGACCGGCGTCGGCAACTCCATCCTGATCAAGGTCAACCAGATCGGCTCGATCACCGAAACGCTGGCCGCCATCGAGATGGCGCGCCGGGCCGGCTACACGACCGTCATCTCCCACCGTTCCGGTGAGACGGAAGACGCCACCATCGCCGATCTGGCCGTCGCTGTCAACGCAGGTCAGATCAAGACCGGCGCGCCTTCCCGGACCGACCGCGTCGCCAAGTACAACCAATTGCTGCGGATCGAAGAGGAACTGGACGAGCGCGCCCTTTACCGCGGCAAGAAGACCTTCTTCAACCTGGAGCGGCGGTAA
- the gpmI gene encoding 2,3-bisphosphoglycerate-independent phosphoglycerate mutase translates to MLIVLDGWGLREEVEGNTLKVANLPNYHRLLETYPHTAIQASGEYVGLPKGQIGNSEVGHLNIGAGRVVYQELTRISKAVATGELEGNRAIAESMDRLKNTDKALHLMGLLSDGGVHSHMDHLFALLDMAVARGVERIFVHAFLDGRDVPPANAKEYIDALEKKLEQIGRGQLATVSGRYYAMDRDQRWERVEKAWDAMVYGRGEKATLGVSAVEAAYHARVTDEFVPPTVIVDGKGDPKGTIGDGDSVIFFNFRADRARQLTRAFVDAAFSGFDRGPQSPQVHFCCLTQYDATIEAPVAFMPQNLENTFGEVIARAGLRQLRIAETEKYAHVTFFFNGGVEDPNRGEDRILVPSPKVATYNLQPEMSAGEVTEKVLAEIAAEKYDVIILNFANPDMVGHTGMLPAAIQAVEAVDECLGRIAPAVLEKGGALLITADHGNVEMMIDANDGGPHTAHSTNLVPVLLVSDRHKDRRLRAAGALEDIAPTLLELLGLEPPQEMTGKSLIQ, encoded by the coding sequence ATGCTCATCGTCCTTGACGGATGGGGCCTGCGGGAAGAAGTGGAAGGTAACACGCTGAAGGTGGCCAATCTTCCTAACTACCACCGGCTGTTGGAGACCTACCCCCATACGGCCATCCAGGCCTCCGGAGAGTATGTGGGCCTGCCGAAAGGGCAGATCGGGAACTCAGAAGTAGGCCATCTTAATATCGGCGCCGGTCGCGTCGTCTACCAGGAACTGACGCGCATCTCCAAAGCGGTTGCGACGGGAGAGTTGGAAGGCAACCGGGCCATCGCAGAGTCCATGGATCGTCTGAAGAACACCGATAAAGCGCTCCACCTGATGGGACTGCTTTCCGACGGCGGCGTCCACAGCCATATGGACCACCTCTTCGCCCTACTCGATATGGCCGTCGCGCGTGGCGTTGAGCGGATTTTCGTCCATGCCTTTTTGGACGGGCGGGATGTGCCGCCGGCCAACGCCAAGGAATACATCGACGCCCTGGAAAAGAAACTGGAACAGATCGGCCGGGGACAACTGGCCACGGTCAGCGGGCGTTACTACGCCATGGATCGTGACCAGCGCTGGGAGCGCGTCGAAAAGGCCTGGGACGCCATGGTCTACGGTCGAGGGGAAAAGGCGACACTCGGCGTTTCCGCCGTTGAAGCAGCCTACCATGCCCGCGTCACCGACGAGTTTGTGCCGCCGACGGTGATCGTCGACGGGAAAGGCGATCCCAAAGGAACCATCGGCGACGGCGACTCGGTGATCTTTTTCAATTTCCGCGCCGACCGGGCGCGCCAGTTGACGCGGGCCTTCGTGGACGCTGCGTTTTCCGGCTTTGACCGTGGACCCCAGTCTCCGCAGGTGCATTTTTGCTGTCTGACCCAGTACGACGCCACGATTGAGGCGCCGGTGGCATTCATGCCGCAAAACCTGGAGAACACCTTTGGTGAGGTAATCGCCAGAGCCGGACTGCGGCAACTGCGCATCGCCGAGACAGAAAAATACGCTCATGTGACCTTCTTCTTCAACGGAGGCGTAGAGGATCCAAACCGCGGCGAGGACCGCATCCTCGTCCCTTCGCCGAAGGTGGCCACCTACAACCTCCAGCCGGAGATGAGCGCCGGCGAGGTGACCGAGAAGGTGCTGGCCGAGATCGCAGCGGAAAAATACGACGTCATCATCCTGAACTTCGCCAACCCCGATATGGTCGGTCATACAGGCATGCTGCCGGCGGCCATCCAGGCTGTGGAGGCTGTCGACGAATGCCTGGGCCGCATCGCCCCGGCGGTGCTGGAAAAAGGCGGCGCCCTGTTGATCACGGCCGACCACGGCAATGTGGAGATGATGATCGACGCCAATGACGGGGGACCCCATACGGCCCACAGCACCAATCTGGTGCCGGTGCTCCTTGTCAGCGATCGCCATAAGGACCGGCGGCTGCGCGCCGCCGGCGCACTGGAGGACATCGCGCCGACGCTGCTGGAACTGCTCGGCCTGGAGCCGCCCCAGGAGATGACGGGGAAGTCGCTGATCCAATAA
- the tpiA gene encoding triose-phosphate isomerase, with translation MRTPVLAGNWKMYLTPAEGRQMIETLRPLVEGLMDREIVLCPTYTALAAASEAIEGSNISIGGQNMHPAREGAFTGEIAPPMLKALGCRYVIIGHSERRQYFGETDATVAEKVRAALTEGLIPIVCVGETLEQREKGVTNPVVEIQVRQGLAGLSPEELPGVIIAYEPIWAIGTGRTASPDDAQQVCAFIRSVLAGLADDGAQQTRILYGGSVKPDNIKELMNRPDIDGALVGGASLKAESFARIVRFEEQ, from the coding sequence ATGCGGACACCGGTATTGGCAGGCAACTGGAAGATGTATCTGACACCAGCCGAGGGTAGGCAGATGATCGAAACGCTGCGTCCCCTCGTCGAAGGGCTTATGGACAGGGAGATCGTCCTCTGTCCGACTTATACCGCCCTTGCGGCGGCGTCCGAAGCGATAGAGGGATCGAATATTTCCATCGGCGGCCAGAACATGCACCCGGCGCGCGAAGGCGCCTTTACCGGCGAGATCGCTCCTCCCATGTTGAAGGCCTTGGGTTGCCGCTATGTCATCATCGGTCATTCGGAACGGCGCCAGTATTTCGGTGAAACGGACGCCACGGTGGCGGAAAAAGTCCGGGCGGCTTTAACGGAAGGGCTGATTCCGATCGTCTGTGTCGGCGAGACGCTGGAGCAACGGGAAAAGGGCGTCACCAATCCTGTTGTGGAGATCCAGGTTCGCCAAGGACTGGCGGGGTTGTCGCCGGAGGAACTGCCCGGCGTCATCATCGCCTATGAGCCGATTTGGGCGATCGGGACGGGGCGCACCGCCTCGCCCGATGACGCCCAGCAGGTCTGCGCTTTCATCCGCTCGGTCCTGGCCGGTTTGGCCGACGATGGAGCGCAACAGACACGCATCCTCTACGGCGGCAGCGTCAAACCGGACAACATCAAGGAACTGATGAACCGGCCCGACATCGACGGCGCCCTCGTCGGCGGCGCCAGCCTCAAGGCGGAATCCTTTGCCCGGATCGTCCGCTTCGAGGAACAATAA